A single window of Rhipicephalus microplus isolate Deutch F79 chromosome 5, USDA_Rmic, whole genome shotgun sequence DNA harbors:
- the LOC142817159 gene encoding uncharacterized protein LOC142817159 — protein MGGTAVSSHAFSKKHLAGLKCRSSASQTGMLSFFTPATNASAKCSEDRTVAPEEPAPTTSAKTSMSGFLLKSGVTKAEIMWCLNAVATHGSFRSTAASASLFLLMFPGCEVAEKLHLGKDKVGYTICHVIAPYFRKNLLSSLAGVPFLVVSFDESLNKVTQKQQMDVLVRYWDDTTDDTVKTEYLTSCFLGHTCAEDLASAFRKATEELEQAKVLQVSMDGPNVNMKFLRSLKEELKEFDESHNILDIGSCGLHVMNGAYKAGHAATGWDVIGFLRSSYNLFKCVPARRADYVTFTGSALFLLKLCAVRWLENGKVITRALELLPNLVKFLEGSVKAKKQPTCSSYSAVVNAVRDQLLPVKLAFMLSICEELEPFLAEFQTDNPMVPFLSTALPNILRSLLARIVKKEVLVAANKPAKLLKIDLEKLENCIPVPTFDNGFAAKNELRKVPKMPQLTLHQFKKDCVSFVKACCQKVVERSPLKYKLTRGASCSDPTFALSPEAGSKRLTLALEVLSEQQWMTGLQAERAHRSYIEVCSSSLNQEKLKNFDRKEQRLDVLWPDLCSHDHKELLSFIKIIPCLSHGNAAVERGFSVNKECLVENLKEDSLIAQRLVHDAVLAAGGVEKVLITDKMLQMVRNSCSVFREELQKKKAERQVESGVQKNKKKVAALVKELEEKKRRLLSDSLTEASLLQEKIDALKK, from the coding sequence ATGGGAGGAACTGCAGTTTCCAGTCACGCGTTCAGCAAGAAGCATCTTGCTGGTTTGAAGTGTCGGTCGAGCGCCTCGCAAACTGGTATGTTGTCCTTTTTTACGCCAGCGACGAACGCTTCGGCCAAATGTAGCGAAGACCGGACAGTCGCGCCCGAGGAGCCTGCCCCCACCACAAGTGCGAAGACATCGATGAGCGGCTTCCTTCTGAAGAgcggtgtgacaaaggccgaaATAATGTGGTGCTTAAACGCGGTAGCGACTCACGGGtcttttcggtcaacagcggcGTCGGCCTCACTCTTCCTTCTCATGTTTCCGGGATGTGAAGTCGCTGAAAAACTTCATCTAGGGAAGGACAAGGTAGGGTATACAATTTGCCACGTTATTGCGCCTTACTTTCGTAAGAATCTTCTATCAAGCCTTGCTGGTGTGCCGTTCTTAGTTGTTTCATTTGACGAGTCGCTGAACAAAGTGACCCAGAAGCAACAGATGGATGTGCTCGTCCGATATTGGGATGACACTACTGATGACACTGTGAAAACGGAGTACCTAACTTCATGCTTCTTGGGGCACACGTGTGCGGAGGACCTGGCATCTGCATTCAGGAAAGCCACAGAAGAGCTCGAGCAAGCCAAGGTACTACAAGTTTCAATGGATGGGCCGAATGTGAACATGAAGTTCCTGAGGTCACTGAAGGAGGAACTCAAGGAGTTCGATGAGAGTCACAATATCCTAGATATTGGAAGTTGCGGGCTGCACGTAATGAATGGAGCATACAAGGCAGGTCATGCTGCAACTGGCTGGGATGTGATAGGCTTTCTTCGCAGTAGCTACAACTTGTTCAAATGTGTGCCTGCACGTCGTGCTGACTACGTCACCTTTACAGGAAGTGCACTATTTCTCCTCAAATTGTGTGCTGTGAGGTGGCTCGAAAATGGGAAGGTAATCACCAGGGCGTTAGAACTTCTTCCTAACCTGGTGAAGTTTCTGGAGGGCTCTGTGAAGGCAAAGAAGCAGCCTACATGCTCTAGCTACAGTGCTGTTGTGAACGCAGTGAGGGATCAGCTGTTGCCAGTAAAACTGGCCTTCATGCTGTCAATTTGTGAGGAACTGGAACCATTTTTGGCAGAATTTCAGACTGACAATCCAATGGTGCCCTTTCTTTCAACTGCACTGCCGAATATACTGCGGTCACTGCTTGCAAGGATTGTCAAGAAGGAAGTGCTTGTTGCTGCAAACAAACCCGCGAAGTTGCTCAAGATTGACTTAGAGAAGCTTGAGAACTGTATACCCGTACCTACCTTCGACAATGGGTTCGCTGCGAAGAATGAGCTCCGCAAGGTGCCCAAAATGCCACAGCTTACTTTGCACCAATTCAAGAAAGACTGTGTTTCCTTTGTTAAAGCGTGCTGTCAGAAGGTGGTGGAGAGGTCACCATTGAAGTACAAGCTAACAAGGGGTGCCAGCTGTTCGGACCCCACATTTGCATTGTCTCCGGAGGCTGGCTCAAAACGATTGACCCTGGCACTTGAAGTGCTGTCAGAGCAGCAGTGGATGACTGGTCTGCAAGCAGAGCGAGCCCATCGTTCTTACATAGAGGTCTGTTCATCGAGCCTCAAccaagaaaaattgaaaaattttgaCAGGAAAGAGCAGAGGCTGGACGTTCTGTGGCCAGATCTCTGCTCACATGATCACAAAGAGCTGCTGTCTTTTATCAAGATCATCCCTTGTTTGTCTCACGGCAACGCTGCCGTAGAAAGAGGCTTCTCGGTCAACAAAGAATGCCTTGTCGAAAACTTGAAAGAAGACTCGCTGATAGCACAACGACTGGTGCATGATGCCGTGTTGGCGGCAGGCGGCGTGGAAAAAGTTCTAATTACTGACAAGATGCTGCAGATGGTTCGGAATTCCTGCAGCGTCTTCAGAGAGGAACTGCAGAAAAAGAAGGCAGAAAGACAAGTGGAGTCAGGTGTtcagaagaacaagaaaaaagtgGCTGCTCTTGTCAAAGAACTGGAAGAAAAGAAGCGAAGGCTGCTTAGTGACTCGCTGACGGAAGCTAGTCTCCTGCAAGAAAAAATAGATGCTCTTAAGAAGTAA